CGGTAAGGGTCTACCAGACTGACCTGCCATGGGTTGTTGGCTAGCCAATATCCTCTGCTGAATCTTGGGCGCGATCTCATGTGGAGGCAGGCCCAGCTCAGCTGCGTGCTGAGAGTCTCGGGCGAATTGGAAGCAATCACTTCTGGCATGGGTGTGGGACCTATGGTAAGTGTAGTAATGCGGCCCCCACGGTCTAGACCATGGGGCTTGGACAGCTGCCACACGTTGGGCCGGCCTAGGATCCTGACTGGGAGGGAAGGGCAGTCGGGCATCCCGGGCACGTGGAAGAGGCTGAGCTGGTGGTTGAGGTGGCCTCTTCTCTAGTTTATTGGCGAGAGTAGGCGCCTTGTCCGCCTTCCGCCGAGCTGCCTGAGCCTCTTCTACGTTGATATAGCTAGCGGCCTTCCCGAGCATCTCATAGAAGTTCTTCATAGGGTCTTGAATGAGATCTCGAAAGAACTCCCCCTCAACAAGTCCATGAGAGAAGACACTTATCAGTATTTCAAAGGTAGTGGATGGGATGTCCTAGGCCACCTAATTGAAGCGTCTGATATAGCTCCTCAAGGGCTCAGTTAACCCTTGCTTGAGGTCGAAGAGACAGTGGTCTATCTTCTGGTACTTCCTGCTATTGGCGAAGTGGCACAGGAAGATAGTCTTAAAATCATGAAAATAGATGATCGATCCGttcggcaatccatcgaaccatttcTGTGCCAAGCCAGATAGAACTTGCGGAGATATTCAAGAACACTCGGCACTTTGTAGCGTCGCTGTATTGATGCAACAAAACAGCATTTTGGAACTTGCGGAGATGATCCTCCATATCCTTACTGCCATCGTACTCTCCAATGGTCGGGGGCTTGTACCCCTTCGGTAGCTTCTCCTCTAGTGCCCTTAGAGAGAAGGACACTTGCTCATCAAGTTTCCCTCGGGGCTCCTCCCTGAGGACTATAACTTTTCCCTTCTTTGAGTCCCGAGGCAGGGAGTTTTCCTCCATAGAGGGCTAAGgttgctccttcttattatagcaGTTCGGGCCCTTATGGTAGTAGTCTGGGATCGGTTCCTGATAGAAGGTCGGGGGGAACTCCTCAAGCTACTTTCTCTTAGACCTCTTATTAGAAACATGAGTCGGGTCCTTGGAAACTACATGCATCTTATACGGTCGCGAAGCAGTGGTCTATTTTTTGGAAGCGGCTCGCCTCTTGGTCTCCTTGAACAGTTTGTACTCCCCTACCGTCATGGTCACGTTGATTCGTCtagtgtcctccatcttcacgcttcagAACAGGTGAAGAAAATTCCCAcggacggcgccaaattgatcctgtccggaatctgagtcgaGTGAAGGTTGGATGAGCTGTTGATGGCCTTGATGGAGGGGCGACTGGGACACTGTTCTCATATGCGCCTACAATAATGGACCCCCACGTGGTGTTGACGGACGACGATAACTACACCAGTGGTACTTGacctctgcgcacactcagacaagcacacgggaCGCTAGAGGCCAGAAACCAAGGGCAAAGTCCCTAGAGCAGGCCCTCTAATGCTCAAtttaggtactttttccccagaagaacagtatacgaaggagaaagaaaagtagaagacaagtatgAATGTGCGAGAGAGTGTACCTatgcaagggagaggacctcccttttatatgacagtgcgtacctcTAGAGGCTGACCAATGTCAGAGAATATCGGATGTTAGGTCCTGTTGGGTGATAGAGGGCACATTGTATCCTTCTGTAGGCTGAAGGAATGTTCCATTCGCAGATGACCACATACCATTAAAATATTCCCTGACACTcagcagttattctctgataggCGGTTACGATTTCCTGACCTTGTTGCCATGTAGTACCTTCTGTCTCGACCAGGTATGGATAGGGCAGCTCAAGATGATCTGTCGGGTATAACACCTGGCCTAAACCTTGGGGGGGTTGAGAGCTGTGGAGAGATTGTCCAAGAGCCAACGGAGAGTTGGTTGACCGGGAGTTAGCTTACTAAGAGAACTAGGCATAGATATAACCAGGCTGTGAGAGCCTGACCGGTCAGATCTAGGTCAGGTATCACCCCGACTGCCTCCTAGGTCTTAGACTAAGGTGTCTCAGATCTGGAGTCCTGGTCTGTGAGAACTCGACTAGGAATCATGTTGATGATGTCGTCACACGGTCCTACTTCCTCTTTCCATACctgctgactgtcacgtccctttgacttctgactgccacgtctccttaacttctgactgtcacatccTCTTGATTTTTTATTGTCATGTCtttttgacttctgactgtcacgtcctcttgacttctgactgtctgaCTTTATCGGACCCCACTATTATGCACCGTATCATCCACCTTCTCAAATCTTTTCTTGTGTTGCAGGGAAATTTGGCATTGTGTTCTTCCTCTATGGTTTTCTTGAGATATGGTACTCTTGGAGACACGAAATGCTCGTCATCAGCAACGCTGGGTTCCAAACGATCACTCTTGATCTCCACGGCTATGACATCTTTTATCCAACCATCTAATGAGGATTTTTGTCCACCTCTAGCAGCATGCAGATGCTAACAAAAGCTAGAAGCTTGCACAGTCGCTTGCCTCACacatcttctcctctctttttttttctttcattcccTCTTCCTTTCCACAAGATTTCCATGATATCGCTTTCTCTCCCCTTCTatctcttttcttttcccttcCTTTGCTGGAAGGATTTTTGTTTCAGTAGGGATTCATTTCCCTCCTCGATCCGCACTTGGAAACATAGTATAAGAGTTACTACTTTAGAGTTCTTGTTTTTAGTTAACTGGACACTTAACGGTCAAAAATCCAATAAAAAGTTGATAAGAGGAAAGTCAAGTGGATCACAATTGATCAAACTCTGGCAATTGAATGTTCAACAGGGATTTGACATGAATGATGAAGTCTTGACAGGCCAAGGTTAACTAGATGTTAGGCAATAAGGAGGTCTGACAGGTTAAGGCTGACCGGATACTAACGGTAATGTCCCGACAAGTTGATCGGATGTTAGGCAACAATAAAGTTTTGGTaaatcaaggttgaccaaatgatGGGCAATGGTGAAGTCTCGGTAGGTCAAAGTGAATCAGATATTAGGCAATGGAAAGTTTCGATAGGTCAAAGTTAATCGGATAACGAGCAAAGGAAGTTTTAGTAGAGGTTGATCTCAACTAGATACTAGGCAAGGCGAGAATTCAATTTTGATAAGATTGAAACAATAGTATCAGTTGATTGATAAGGTGTATCAATCAACTGATGGACTATAAACCTTGAAATTAAGGTTTGAGAGGTGTTTTGGGCTTTGTTATAGTATTTTCAGGGTTTGTTATAATATTTTAGGGTTTCTACTATAGTATGAGGTTTAGGCTTTCTTATGCAGTTCAAGGTTTAGTTTTTATGTTATAGTAACAATCGACTGTTCGACACTATAGCAACGCACAAAAAGTTGGAACTCGACTGTGAACATTGTTTTGCTACAATAATTGACAATTGATGTGTTTGAGCAATCGACTGATGGCATTACTATAGCAAATAGAAAGTTAGAGAATCGATTGTTCAAATCAATTGGTCGTGATCAATTGATTGTTAAGGATAGTCTACTAATGTTACTATTCGAGCGAACAGAGAATTTGGAACTCATCTCATCAACTCGACTAGTCATGAACAATCGATTAGTAGTAGCCTGATGTCACTGTTCAAATGAATAGAAAGTTTAGAACTCGACTACAAGACTCGACTGATTAGCACCAATTGATTCATAGTAATTGGCAATCGAATGATGCCGAAGTTGATGGAGCTATTGAGTAGACAGGTCTGAGCAACAATTGAAACTATAGTGGATCAATCAACTGATGGGAGATAATAATCGATTGATAGGTGGAAATATAGCAACTCTATAAAAGAGGATTTCTAGGAAAATTGAAAGGGTCAATTTTTGGGGGTTTGGGAATAAAGTGTCGCTATATTTCTGGACTATCGAGAGATAATCCAAAGCAACAAGAAAATATTCAAATAAGATTTTCTTAAAGCAATTTACTTTCAttgtatttgattttatatatttatattcttgTTATATTGTTTCTAAGAACCAAGATTGTAAAAGGCTTCTGGAGAAGAGATCAGTGGTAACAAGAAAGTCATTTATTTTCATTATCGTCAAAcatgcgtttaaactcttgtttcaATGTCATTATAATAGTTTTAGCTAAAATtactaaaatctaaaatttacatcaagttaatcaaaattattttacataacgcattattatattaaaaacaaCATTGTTTCAACTCCAACACTTTTGTAGCAGTGTAAGAGTTAGACCGTAATAATTTATAACAATTTTAGTCAAAAATTATTGTAACGTATGGTAATGTTGGCTAAAATAGCTACAAACAAACATCATGGTGCAACAATTGAGATaaagatatttttgaaatgaaaaaTAATATGTTATGCTCTTTTAATATTCTTTTCTAATAAGGGGACCTTTTTGCTGATaacgaaaataaaaaaaaacacctttTGATTTTTGCCTATCAGCATACAAAAAAGGGGACTTCGAAACTTATTTCAGCATATTGTAGGTTTTAGTTAGGGATTGAGATCTGGGATGCTTATTCACTGAATCCATGTAACTTTCGCCAACCTCTAGACACAATAACAAAAAAACAATCAGCACCATGCTCGTAGTATTCACGGTAAAGATGTCCCATTATGCTTGCAACAATTTGAAACCTAAGCCTGTGTCTCTTTCATTGACTTAAACAATCAGCACCCTTTTGCTTGTGCTGTGTCTcctttaactttgaattattaaCTTGTTTAAAAGCGGGTTATGGCAGACCCAAACCTGACAAACTCTCAAGCGATCCAGTCCTACGCTGCTACCCTCACTTAACAAGAACAAGACCTTTTCCtttcttgttattattattattattattattattattattattattattattagccaATCAGATTTTTTCCCCCTTTCTTCAATTATACTTACTGTATAATCAGAAGAAGACTATTTAGTTGAAGTCTCCGAATACCGTAACAGCCCTCTTCCTCTGCTTTCACAGGAAGAGTAGCGGTCAATGGAAGAGCTATTTGATAAAATTCCTCGGCATGCATCGCCTTTAGGCAATGAAtgtcctcttcttccttttccttttcggTAAGGAGAATGGAGTTGAGTGGAGTGTGTGCGTAGGCAATCAAGCTGCTGTTGACTTGAGAGAGAATCTAAGAGGCAAGCCATTCGTGGGTAGCGCGAAAGGTCCAAACTGTATTCCACTAGGGGATCTCACCGTAGACCACCTGATCGAAAAAAGAGATGCGCACACATGAGTGTTATTTACCACGTTTACCTGAAAAGGTCAACTCTTTCTCAAAAAGGTTTAGGGGGAGAAATTTACGTGTGTTTTGTGGTAAGGTGATGGAGAAGAACCAGCATCTCCAGCTTTGCAAGCTCATTTCCAGGACAGGAATGGGTCCCGTTTCCAAAGGGCATGAAAGTGTTAGGCTTTGGAGCCACCTGCAGTGCCAGTTGAAGAGAATGATCGAGCGATGAGTTTGTGTGGGGAGAGGTGTGATTGAGATGGGAAGGAGGAGACTGACCTCAAATCTGGAGGGGTCAAATTTTTCTGGGTCAGAGAAGTTTTCCGGGCTGTGGTGAATGTTTCTGAAGAGCGGCAGCACCTTCCACCCCTTGGGAATTAGATATCCTGCACGGCGCCACAGGTCTGTGAGACCTCCGATCGAATTCAAAATGGCAATGTCAAGAACTACTTGCCTTGATACTCCACATCTTCCACGGCTTCGCGGAAGGTGAAAGATAAGATGGAGGCCACTCTCATGGTTTCTTGGATCACCCTCGAGGTGAGTGGCATGTTCTTGGTGTCAGCCCAGGTCAGGGACTCATTCCCTTTGCTCTTCGTGATCTGCTCTTGCTCTTCCTGAAAAACAGAGAGCATGTTTGTGAACAAGCATGTCCCAATTAAGGAGTTGTCGGGGAGAGGGATTAAAAACTCACGGTGACGGCTTTCAGGATGCCGGGGTTGTCGCCGAGGTACTTGATGATCCAGGTGAGGACGCTGGCGGTGGTGTCGCGGGCGGCGAAGATGACGCCGATGACGTTGTCGGCGATCTGGTCGTCGGAGAGGTCTTCTTTGGCGTTCATGAAGGAACCGAGCAGGTCGTTCGGGGAGGTATCCCTCTGCGTCCTTCTGGAGCGGACGATATTGGCGACGATCTGCGCCAGTTGCTTCCGGGCCTTCATGGCCTTGTAGAACAGAGTCCCGGGGAGGTTGATGGGCATCGAGTTGTACCCCTTCTCGAGGGTGTAGTAGCATTGCTTCAGATCCTCTAAACAGGAGATCTCTTCCTGGCCGAAGATGGACAGGATCGCCACATTGAACGCGTACTGCTCAAATTTTACAAAACAGTTCAAGCGTTAGACCGAATCAAATTGGAGAAGATGGGGAGTACTTCTACTTTGGGCTCACcgtcttgagctcttggaaggtGTTGACCAAGCGGCCGTCCCAGGAGCGGAGGGCGCGGAGTGCGACGGCCTCGATGCCGGCGACGGAGCCGCGGATACCTTCGGGGAGAAAGGCGCGGAGGACGAGGCGGCGGAGGTGGGCGTGGTAGTCGCCCTGCTGGAAGAAGATGGCCTGGGGACCGATCATCCGCTCCTTGCTGGCGGGGAAGGTGGGCTTGAAGAGCTGCGCCCGCGTGACGAGCACGAACCGGGCGGCCTCCGGGCTGGACACCATCACGCAGGGGCAGCCGAGGATGTGGGTCTTAAACACGGGACCGTACCGCTTCTGCTTGAGGGCGAAGAAGGTGTTGGGGTCGTTGGAGTAGAGCTGGAAGGTCTCGCCTACGTATGGCCATCCCATGGAGCCCGGAGGGAGGGGAAGCTTGCGGCAACCGGAGCGACCGGCGAGGGTGAGCCGGAAGACGAAGCAGCAGAAGGCGGAGAagcagaggaggaggaaggggaagaggaaggCGGTCGGCATGGCGAAGAGTGGAAGCATGGGGGTGGTGTCGACCACAGCGGTATTTGTAACGGAGGAAGAATTCATGATTGTGGAAGACAGCTGGTGGCGTGGGGGAGGACGGTGGTGAGGATGAGGTGTGGTGTGGCAGAGGCAGAGcaggggaggaagaaggagacagGGGAGGCGGTTTTGTTTGGCGTGGTTTGTTTTGGTTCAGTTTGGTCCGGTTCCGTGTTTGGGTTGTGTTGTTCGGTTGTGTTGGCCGAGCAGTAAACGGGAGGGGGGAGATATTTATAAGGGAAGGAAGGTAGGAAGGAAGGAATACAAGTTTGAGGAAGGGGCCCACTGGAAATCCTCTCCAGCTCATTCACATCATGAGCGACACACTTGGCAGCAAACAACATGGAACATTAACTGGAACTTTTGGGGGACTATTTATATTTCTAGATGGAGAGAAAAAGTCATTATTAATAGAGAATTAATGAGGGGTGATGACTTTAATGGGTAAATGAATAATTAGCATAATAGAAAGTTCAAAGTTTGCACTTAGAAgatgataattttattataatagattaaagggttaattttttataagatatatatttttagaaaaaaaaattcttttattttctaGTCACTTTCTAATCCGTTATAAGTGAATTTCGTAATTTATTTCTCTTCACttaatttgaaaatgaaatataaaaaatGCTTGAAGTGAGCATTATCACCATTGCTATAGAAGGATAGTAAGTTCAAAACCAATTGATTCGCTTAGACACTATGATGAATTAAGTGTTTAAGAATCAAATCCAAACTTAGATGAATTAGCAAATGAATTTGTGTTGCTAGTATAGATTGGCTAAGTGAAAAAtcaaaagtttaatttgatttaattatttgttagACTTATGTGCCCCTAATTTAGGCATGTTAATCAATCTTAATGTATTTGGCAAGTGAGTTGGGCCCAGAAACTTTAGTAGTTTGGTTGGATCAAGTATGTGTCTACTTGAACAAT
This window of the Zingiber officinale cultivar Zhangliang chromosome 3B, Zo_v1.1, whole genome shotgun sequence genome carries:
- the LOC121967304 gene encoding abscisic acid 8'-hydroxylase 1-like, producing the protein MNSSSVTNTAVVDTTPMLPLFAMPTAFLFPFLLLCFSAFCCFVFRLTLAGRSGCRKLPLPPGSMGWPYVGETFQLYSNDPNTFFALKQKRYGPVFKTHILGCPCVMVSSPEAARFVLVTRAQLFKPTFPASKERMIGPQAIFFQQGDYHAHLRRLVLRAFLPEGIRGSVAGIEAVALRALRSWDGRLVNTFQELKTYAFNVAILSIFGQEEISCLEDLKQCYYTLEKGYNSMPINLPGTLFYKAMKARKQLAQIVANIVRSRRTQRDTSPNDLLGSFMNAKEDLSDDQIADNVIGVIFAARDTTASVLTWIIKYLGDNPGILKAVTEEQEQITKSKGNESLTWADTKNMPLTSRVIQETMRVASILSFTFREAVEDVEYQGYLIPKGWKVLPLFRNIHHSPENFSDPEKFDPSRFEVAPKPNTFMPFGNGTHSCPGNELAKLEMLVLLHHLTTKHTWSTVRSPSGIQFGPFALPTNGLPLRFSLKSTAA